A section of the Rhodothermus sp. genome encodes:
- a CDS encoding oligosaccharide flippase family protein has product MLTLLSGSSLALTLSYLTQPLLTRLYTPEAFGILDAFVALVSLLFVLGTLRYEDALLLPADDAEARGLLRLAVYVLIGLSMLCLLLSLPARLLLQHRTALADWLPWLAPTLLLMGSGRLAELWLMRRQAFRTLSAGTALRATTTATVRLVAGLPPIQAGATGLIGGFLSGHLSTLLLYSWRLHRTHSILSKPSPPLHALAHRYRHFPLFTLPAALLNALSMRLPFLLLLAFFDAQVLGFFGRAFMVLTVPMGLVGGATGQVFFVRAAEVRRSNALRLLTLRVYHRLLQIGLYPALLLIMMGPELFAFVFGTPWRTAGQYAAWITPWLLLAGLASPLSRLFDVLERQRTDLATSALLFLLQTLALIIGGLYGHPETALLLLGLTGALGRTIQLSVLLHLAGASVADVFAPLFRYLRYSLLLLGLLYLTATWLNPSVYLTLALLSVPFYLGLSTWLERHRAQSVR; this is encoded by the coding sequence GTGCTGACGCTGTTGTCCGGCTCGTCGCTGGCGCTGACCCTCTCGTATCTGACGCAGCCACTGCTGACGCGGCTCTATACTCCGGAAGCGTTTGGGATACTGGACGCCTTCGTAGCGCTGGTGAGTCTGCTGTTCGTGTTGGGTACGCTTCGTTACGAAGACGCCCTGCTGCTTCCTGCCGATGACGCCGAGGCCCGTGGCCTGCTTCGGCTTGCCGTATACGTGCTCATTGGTCTCAGCATGCTTTGCCTGTTGCTGAGCCTGCCGGCCCGCCTGCTCCTGCAGCATCGAACAGCACTGGCCGACTGGTTGCCCTGGCTGGCCCCCACCCTTCTGCTCATGGGTAGCGGCCGCCTGGCCGAACTGTGGCTCATGCGCCGACAGGCATTTCGTACGCTTTCGGCTGGCACCGCCCTGCGTGCCACCACGACCGCAACGGTGCGCCTGGTGGCCGGCCTGCCTCCCATACAGGCCGGTGCTACCGGTCTCATTGGGGGCTTCCTGAGCGGTCACCTGAGTACCCTGCTGCTTTACAGCTGGCGTCTGCATCGTACCCATTCGATTCTGTCGAAGCCCTCCCCTCCGCTGCACGCCCTGGCTCACCGCTATCGCCACTTTCCGCTGTTTACGCTTCCGGCCGCTCTGCTCAACGCCCTGAGCATGCGACTTCCCTTCCTGCTGTTGCTGGCGTTTTTCGATGCTCAGGTACTGGGATTTTTTGGACGCGCCTTTATGGTGCTGACCGTTCCCATGGGGCTGGTGGGTGGGGCTACCGGCCAAGTTTTCTTTGTACGTGCTGCCGAGGTACGTCGCAGCAATGCGTTGCGTCTCCTTACCCTCCGCGTCTACCACCGCCTGCTTCAGATCGGACTCTACCCGGCCCTGTTGCTCATCATGATGGGCCCTGAGCTGTTCGCCTTCGTCTTCGGGACACCGTGGCGGACGGCCGGCCAGTATGCCGCCTGGATCACGCCCTGGCTCCTGCTGGCGGGTCTGGCCTCCCCCCTGAGCCGCCTCTTCGACGTACTGGAACGCCAGCGCACCGACCTGGCTACAAGCGCCCTGCTTTTTCTGCTTCAAACCCTCGCCCTGATTATAGGGGGCCTGTATGGGCATCCCGAAACAGCGCTGCTCTTGCTCGGACTGACCGGTGCGCTGGGACGAACCATCCAGCTGAGTGTGCTACTGCACCTGGCCGGCGCCTCTGTCGCTGACGTTTTTGCCCCGTTGTTCCGCTACCTGCGCTACAGCCTGCTGCTGCTGGGTTTGCTTTACCTGACAGCTACCTGGCTGAATCCTTCCGTCTATCTTACACTGGCCCTGCTCAGCGTGCCCTTCTATCTGGGACTCAGCACCTGGCTCGAACGGCACCGGGCTCAATCGGTCCGTTAG
- a CDS encoding uroporphyrinogen-III synthase — protein MARHVVYLLRAEATASDPFVEQLQAAGYRPFVLPVLAIDWVNTESLRAVLAHPEAYSGLIFTSPRAVEAVRRLRIPLEAWRAHPVYVVGPRTAAAVRKIGWEPRGETAGSGSELARRIQQGARPICPLLFLCGARRREELPTLLRAAGFPLQELVVYATRPLVPALPAEAPTPDWVVFFSPSGLEAARRLPLAWEQVHVAAIGPTTAVALQQEGLRVAAVARTPTPEGLLAAMQEVTDRI, from the coding sequence ATGGCCAGGCATGTGGTTTATCTGTTGCGGGCGGAAGCTACTGCTTCAGATCCTTTTGTCGAGCAATTGCAGGCGGCTGGTTATCGGCCGTTTGTGCTGCCGGTGCTGGCCATAGACTGGGTGAATACAGAATCCCTGCGGGCAGTGTTGGCCCATCCTGAAGCCTACAGCGGTTTGATCTTCACCAGTCCACGGGCTGTAGAGGCCGTACGCAGGCTGAGGATACCACTGGAAGCGTGGAGGGCGCATCCGGTGTATGTGGTGGGACCGCGTACCGCGGCGGCCGTTCGGAAGATCGGCTGGGAGCCCCGGGGAGAAACAGCAGGTTCTGGCAGTGAACTGGCCCGTCGGATACAGCAGGGAGCTCGTCCGATCTGCCCCTTGCTGTTCCTGTGTGGAGCGCGACGACGGGAGGAACTGCCGACGCTGTTGCGCGCAGCAGGCTTTCCCCTGCAGGAGCTGGTCGTCTATGCGACCAGACCCCTGGTACCTGCATTGCCTGCGGAAGCGCCGACGCCCGACTGGGTCGTATTTTTCAGTCCGTCCGGGCTGGAGGCGGCGCGTCGTCTGCCGTTGGCCTGGGAGCAGGTGCACGTGGCAGCCATTGGCCCCACGACGGCTGTTGCATTGCAGCAAGAAGGACTGCGAGTAGCTGCCGTTGCCCGGACACCAACACCGGAAGGATTACTGGCAGCCATGCAGGAAGTAACGGATCGGATATGA
- a CDS encoding cupin domain-containing protein, producing MAAVQTLPATCRRFQPDVEGFRWETVPLKQYKPEGTHFRDITRQVLFGPESGLPAELRYFEVAPGGYSTFERHAHVHAVLILRGRGRAIVGEQICEIAPFDLIHIPAWTWHQFQADENETLGFLCMVAVNRDRPTRPTPEEAEQLRRHPIIGPYVRL from the coding sequence ATGGCTGCTGTTCAGACACTTCCGGCTACCTGCCGACGTTTTCAACCTGACGTCGAAGGATTTCGCTGGGAAACCGTTCCGCTCAAGCAGTACAAGCCCGAAGGAACGCACTTTCGCGACATTACCCGCCAGGTGCTGTTCGGACCTGAAAGTGGCCTTCCGGCCGAGCTGCGCTACTTTGAAGTGGCACCAGGCGGCTACTCTACCTTCGAACGACACGCGCATGTGCACGCGGTCCTGATTCTGCGTGGTCGGGGACGCGCTATCGTGGGCGAGCAAATTTGCGAAATCGCCCCCTTCGACCTGATTCATATCCCGGCCTGGACCTGGCATCAATTTCAGGCCGATGAAAACGAAACGCTCGGCTTTCTGTGCATGGTAGCCGTAAACCGGGATCGTCCAACGCGTCCCACGCCTGAAGAAGCCGAACAACTCCGCCGGCACCCGATTATCGGTCCGTACGTGCGCCTCTGA
- a CDS encoding secondary thiamine-phosphate synthase enzyme YjbQ: MWIQREITLRPRPRGFHLITDEVLAQLPELHAVRVGLLHVFIQHTSASLTLNENASPEVRADFERYFSQAVPDGAPYFVHTLEGPDDMPAHIKASLLGSSLLLPVRNGRLALGTWQGIYLCEHRNRGGARRLVLTLWGTGT; this comes from the coding sequence ATGTGGATCCAGCGCGAGATCACGCTGCGGCCGCGTCCGCGCGGTTTTCATCTGATTACCGACGAAGTGCTTGCACAGTTACCAGAGTTGCATGCGGTGCGGGTTGGACTGCTCCACGTGTTTATCCAGCATACTTCGGCAAGCCTGACGCTCAACGAGAATGCCAGCCCGGAGGTACGGGCCGACTTTGAGCGATACTTCAGCCAGGCCGTGCCTGATGGGGCACCCTATTTCGTGCATACGCTGGAAGGCCCCGACGACATGCCGGCTCATATCAAGGCATCGCTGCTGGGAAGCAGCCTGCTGCTGCCTGTACGCAATGGACGGCTGGCACTGGGTACCTGGCAGGGCATTTATCTGTGCGAGCACCGCAACCGCGGCGGAGCCCGCCGTCTGGTATTGACGCTCTGGGGAACAGGTACGTGA
- the hslU gene encoding ATP-dependent protease ATPase subunit HslU — MEAETLTHQEAGMKRELTPREIVAELDKYIIGQDEAKKCVAIALRNRWRRLNAPPEMREEIVPNNILMIGPTGVGKTEIARRLAKLAGAPFIKVEATKFTEVGYVGRDVDSMIRDLVDIAVNMVREEHEQRVRDRARELAEERILDILVPPPQPSPQPQAMPGPGFFLQSTASTVTDQAEAESRERTRQRFREKLKAGELDDREIEIEVASDSMPMVQVFGPMGIEEMGVNLQELFGNLTGRRRKKRRVTVAEAREILTQEEAQKLIDMDKVTREALERVEQSGIVFIDEIDKVAARDSARGGPDVSREGVQRDLLPLVEGCSVMTKYGMVRTDHILFIASGAFHVAKPSDLIPELQGRFPIRVELKSLTEEDFYKILTQPKNALLKQYQALLKAEGVEIEFTDAAVRKIAEIAARVNEEVENIGARRLHTVLTTLLEDILFDVPDNVPEDRKIVVDADLVEQRLRGIVQNRDLSQYIL, encoded by the coding sequence ATGGAAGCCGAAACCCTTACCCATCAGGAGGCCGGGATGAAGCGTGAACTGACGCCACGCGAGATCGTCGCAGAGCTGGATAAATACATTATCGGCCAGGACGAAGCCAAAAAGTGCGTAGCCATTGCCCTGCGTAACCGCTGGCGTCGGCTGAATGCCCCGCCAGAGATGCGGGAAGAGATTGTGCCGAACAATATTCTGATGATCGGCCCTACAGGGGTGGGAAAAACGGAAATCGCCCGCCGCCTGGCCAAGCTGGCCGGTGCTCCCTTTATCAAGGTAGAGGCTACCAAGTTTACCGAAGTCGGATATGTGGGGCGCGACGTGGACAGTATGATCCGTGATCTGGTTGACATTGCCGTCAACATGGTGCGTGAAGAGCACGAGCAACGCGTGCGCGACCGCGCCCGTGAGCTGGCCGAAGAACGCATCCTGGATATTCTGGTCCCCCCTCCTCAGCCATCGCCTCAACCGCAGGCAATGCCCGGACCAGGATTCTTCCTACAGAGCACCGCCTCTACGGTTACTGACCAGGCCGAGGCGGAAAGCCGCGAACGCACCCGCCAACGCTTTCGTGAAAAGCTCAAGGCAGGCGAACTGGACGATCGCGAAATCGAAATCGAGGTAGCTTCGGATTCCATGCCCATGGTCCAGGTCTTCGGGCCTATGGGCATCGAAGAAATGGGCGTCAACCTGCAGGAGCTGTTCGGCAACCTGACAGGTCGCCGTCGCAAAAAACGCCGTGTCACAGTGGCCGAAGCGCGCGAAATCCTTACCCAGGAGGAAGCACAGAAACTGATTGACATGGACAAAGTCACGCGCGAAGCACTGGAGCGGGTAGAACAATCGGGCATTGTCTTTATCGATGAAATCGACAAGGTAGCGGCCCGGGACAGTGCGCGCGGTGGCCCGGACGTATCACGGGAAGGGGTGCAGCGCGACCTGCTGCCCCTGGTGGAAGGCTGTAGTGTCATGACCAAATATGGCATGGTTCGCACTGACCACATTCTCTTTATTGCCAGCGGGGCCTTCCACGTAGCCAAACCCAGTGACCTGATCCCGGAACTGCAGGGCCGCTTTCCCATCCGCGTAGAGCTAAAGAGCCTGACCGAAGAGGACTTCTACAAGATCCTGACGCAACCTAAAAACGCGCTGCTCAAGCAGTACCAGGCCCTGTTGAAAGCAGAAGGCGTTGAGATTGAATTCACCGATGCAGCCGTTCGCAAGATTGCCGAAATTGCCGCCCGCGTGAACGAAGAGGTCGAAAACATTGGCGCCCGCCGGTTGCATACCGTGCTGACCACACTTCTGGAAGATATCCTTTTCGACGTGCCGGATAATGTACCCGAAGATCGCAAGATCGTCGTAGATGCCGATCTGGTGGAGCAGCGGCTGCGTGGCATTGTACAAAATCGGGATCTGAGTCAGTATATTCTCTGA
- the glgX gene encoding glycogen debranching protein GlgX, whose amino-acid sequence MSEHEQPISSVQAVWPGRPYPLGATWDGLGVNFALYSQHAEAVELVLFDHPDAPAPSRTIEVTERTGPIWHVYLPGLRPGQLYGYRVYGPYRPEEGHRFNPNKVLLDPYAKAIGRPLRWHDSLFGYKIGDPAGDLSFSEEDSAPYAPLGAVVESCFEWGDDQPPRIPWEDTIIYETHVRGLTKLHPEVPEPLRGTYLGLTCEPVLEHLKRLGVTTIQLLPVHAKVHDRHLIERGLRNYWGYNPLSYFAPEPEYATNGPISALREFKMMVRALHAAGFEVIVDVVYNHTGEGGVLGPTLSFRGIDNRAYYKADPNNPRFLVDYTGTGNTLDVGNPYVIQLIMDSLRYWVTEMHVDGFRFDLAAVLARELYDVDMLSTFFQVIQQDPVLSQVKLIAEPWDVGPGGYQVGHFPWQWTEWNGRYRDTVRRFWRGDRGLNGEFATRFAGSSDLYERSGRRPFASINFVTAHDGFTLEDLVSYEKKHNEANLEGNRDGMDENYSTNCGIEGPTQDPSVLACREALKRSLISTLFLSQGVPMLLGGDELSRSQHGNNNAYCQDNEISWYNWQLDERKQRFLEFVRQVIWFRKQHRSFRRRHFLTGLPNGGETPDAVWWHPEGRLMRHEDWSDPELTAWGLLLHGDAIQGTDAHGRPFRDDTFLILFNNGKEIVSIRVPEVCSCGKPHHWEVVPIFRRDLEVTTCAPGDTLPLPPGVLTVLVAIPPFS is encoded by the coding sequence ATGTCGGAACACGAACAGCCGATTAGCTCAGTCCAGGCCGTCTGGCCGGGCCGCCCCTATCCGTTAGGAGCCACCTGGGATGGACTGGGCGTTAACTTTGCACTTTACAGTCAGCATGCCGAGGCGGTAGAGCTGGTATTGTTTGACCATCCAGACGCCCCTGCGCCTTCCCGGACAATCGAGGTGACGGAACGCACAGGGCCGATCTGGCATGTCTATTTGCCCGGCCTGCGTCCCGGCCAGCTCTACGGATACCGCGTTTATGGCCCCTATCGTCCGGAAGAAGGACACCGCTTCAATCCTAACAAAGTGCTACTTGATCCTTATGCCAAAGCGATCGGGCGGCCTCTTCGCTGGCATGACAGTCTCTTCGGATACAAGATCGGCGATCCGGCCGGGGATCTGTCCTTTTCGGAAGAAGACAGCGCGCCGTACGCACCGCTGGGGGCTGTAGTGGAAAGCTGCTTTGAATGGGGCGACGACCAACCCCCGCGCATTCCTTGGGAGGACACGATCATCTATGAGACCCATGTCCGGGGACTTACGAAGCTGCACCCGGAAGTGCCAGAGCCTCTGCGTGGGACGTACCTGGGACTGACCTGTGAGCCGGTGCTGGAGCACCTGAAGCGGCTGGGAGTAACGACCATTCAGCTGCTGCCGGTCCATGCCAAGGTGCATGATCGACACCTGATCGAACGGGGATTACGCAATTACTGGGGGTATAATCCGCTCAGCTATTTTGCTCCGGAGCCTGAATATGCAACAAACGGGCCCATCTCGGCGCTGCGTGAGTTCAAAATGATGGTTCGGGCGCTGCACGCGGCAGGCTTTGAGGTGATCGTGGATGTCGTTTACAACCACACAGGTGAAGGGGGAGTGCTGGGCCCTACGCTCTCGTTTCGAGGCATCGACAACCGGGCCTATTACAAGGCAGATCCAAATAATCCACGTTTTCTGGTGGACTACACAGGAACCGGCAATACGCTGGATGTGGGCAATCCTTACGTCATCCAGCTCATCATGGACAGCCTGCGCTACTGGGTCACCGAAATGCATGTCGACGGCTTTCGGTTTGACCTGGCGGCTGTGCTGGCCCGTGAGCTGTACGATGTGGATATGCTTTCGACCTTTTTTCAGGTGATTCAGCAAGATCCGGTACTGAGCCAGGTCAAGCTCATTGCCGAACCCTGGGATGTAGGACCGGGAGGCTACCAGGTAGGGCATTTTCCCTGGCAATGGACCGAATGGAACGGCCGCTATCGCGACACCGTGCGCCGATTCTGGCGTGGTGACCGCGGACTTAACGGTGAGTTTGCCACCCGTTTTGCGGGCTCCAGTGATCTGTATGAGCGTAGTGGCCGTCGTCCGTTTGCTTCGATCAACTTTGTCACGGCGCACGACGGATTCACGCTGGAAGATCTGGTTAGCTACGAAAAAAAGCACAACGAGGCAAACCTGGAGGGCAATCGGGATGGCATGGATGAAAACTACAGTACAAACTGCGGGATAGAGGGGCCTACTCAGGATCCGTCGGTATTGGCCTGCCGAGAAGCCCTGAAGCGTAGCCTGATCAGTACACTTTTTCTATCGCAGGGGGTCCCGATGCTGCTGGGAGGAGATGAACTTTCTCGTTCACAGCATGGCAACAATAACGCCTACTGTCAGGATAACGAGATCAGCTGGTATAACTGGCAGCTCGACGAACGCAAACAGCGCTTCCTGGAGTTTGTTCGTCAGGTGATCTGGTTTCGCAAGCAACATCGGAGTTTCCGACGCCGGCATTTCCTGACCGGGTTGCCCAACGGTGGGGAGACCCCCGATGCGGTATGGTGGCATCCGGAAGGAAGACTGATGCGGCACGAAGACTGGAGCGATCCAGAGTTGACCGCCTGGGGACTGTTGCTCCATGGGGACGCCATCCAGGGCACCGACGCACATGGTCGTCCTTTCCGTGACGATACCTTTTTGATTTTGTTCAACAATGGAAAAGAGATTGTATCGATCAGGGTGCCCGAAGTGTGCTCCTGCGGCAAACCCCACCACTGGGAGGTGGTCCCGATCTTTCGACGCGATCTTGAAGTCACGACCTGTGCACCTGGCGACACACTACCGCTACCGCCCGGTGTGTTGACAGTGCTGGTGGCTATTCCACCGTTTTCCTGA
- a CDS encoding SPOR domain-containing protein translates to MAGCAATRSVQEQRGPAPEEVPINWAIYEDFEPARYPDPPPPPLVVQHEVPVELMEGRAGASAVRTVEGYRVQIFLTESKATADSIYATAAVWWRRMAAQGALEGIPGAHADPPPIYIVYRAPYYRIRLGNFRTREEAERLRALAARRFEGAFVTSDQVIVSQ, encoded by the coding sequence TTGGCAGGGTGTGCGGCGACGCGCAGTGTACAGGAGCAACGAGGGCCAGCTCCGGAAGAGGTCCCAATAAACTGGGCTATCTACGAAGACTTTGAGCCTGCTCGGTATCCGGATCCCCCGCCGCCACCGCTTGTGGTACAGCACGAGGTGCCCGTGGAGCTGATGGAGGGACGTGCCGGTGCTTCGGCAGTGCGAACGGTGGAGGGTTATCGGGTTCAGATTTTTCTTACCGAGAGCAAGGCAACGGCCGATAGCATTTACGCGACGGCGGCTGTCTGGTGGCGCCGGATGGCGGCGCAGGGAGCGCTGGAGGGGATTCCCGGTGCCCATGCGGATCCTCCACCGATCTATATTGTTTACCGCGCGCCTTACTACCGTATACGGCTGGGAAATTTTCGGACGCGCGAGGAGGCCGAGCGTCTGCGGGCGTTGGCCGCACGTCGTTTCGAAGGGGCGTTTGTTACGTCTGATCAGGTGATCGTTAGCCAGTAG
- a CDS encoding GNAT family N-acetyltransferase: MVFYRLDDPEGRRRWEALQATRASPFAHPLFLEALGQLFDRPIEVVEVEEAETHDTAAVALLVRQQGPWRLATHPPLLPESPLICTTSSDKAALPGRLLTALTRRYARIDLHLPPQWLDVRPALWSGWHAHPLYTYEIDLAQTSPTHWSENPRRLFRKAASAYRLIEDVALAPVLAHLVEASYQRHHRRPPAPAPRLTPLLETLATSGLIRLFGAQHATGHTEAAVALMVHPPRVWYWLAGSKPGPAMTVLLGHLWPRLRAEGFRWFDFVGANTPSIAEFKRRFNPKLRLYFRLTYDRSLLQALLRHVPGLR; this comes from the coding sequence GTGGTCTTCTACCGCTTGGACGATCCAGAAGGACGGCGACGCTGGGAAGCGCTACAGGCTACCCGAGCGTCGCCGTTTGCACATCCGCTCTTCCTGGAAGCCCTGGGACAGCTTTTTGATCGGCCGATTGAGGTGGTCGAAGTCGAGGAAGCCGAAACGCACGACACAGCTGCCGTAGCCCTGCTGGTTCGCCAACAGGGCCCCTGGCGTCTGGCAACGCACCCACCGTTGTTGCCGGAATCACCTTTGATCTGCACGACCTCCAGTGATAAAGCCGCTCTGCCCGGTCGTCTGTTGACTGCACTGACCCGGCGCTATGCCCGTATTGACCTGCACCTACCGCCCCAATGGCTTGACGTGCGTCCGGCCCTCTGGAGCGGCTGGCACGCACACCCACTTTACACCTACGAAATCGATCTGGCACAGACCTCCCCCACACACTGGTCCGAAAATCCACGCCGCCTTTTTCGAAAAGCGGCCTCCGCCTACCGGCTGATCGAAGATGTGGCGCTGGCTCCGGTCCTGGCCCACCTTGTGGAAGCCAGCTACCAGCGTCATCACCGCCGTCCACCAGCCCCGGCCCCTCGCCTTACACCCCTACTCGAAACACTTGCAACCTCCGGCCTGATTCGGCTGTTTGGAGCCCAGCATGCAACGGGACATACCGAAGCAGCCGTTGCCCTCATGGTACACCCCCCCCGCGTCTGGTACTGGCTGGCCGGCAGCAAACCTGGTCCGGCAATGACCGTACTGCTGGGACACCTGTGGCCACGACTTCGCGCCGAAGGATTCCGGTGGTTCGACTTTGTCGGAGCCAATACACCCTCTATCGCCGAGTTCAAGCGCCGTTTCAATCCGAAACTGCGGCTATACTTTCGGCTGACCTACGACCGATCTTTGCTGCAAGCGCTGCTACGTCACGTGCCAGGCCTGCGCTGA
- the glgB gene encoding 1,4-alpha-glucan branching protein GlgB translates to MSWLTEDDIQRWETGTFYDSYRKLGAHPDDKGTWFCVWAPHADAVSVLGAFNNWNPEAHPLERYGKELWAGYVPGARPGDAYKYRIRHGFYQADKTDPYAFAMEPPTGSPIEGLASIITRLDYTWHDEAWMQRRKGPASLYGPVSIYEVHLGSWRHKRPGESFSYREIAEPLADYVQEMGFTHVELLPVMEHPYYGSWGYQVVGYYAPTFRYGSPQDLMYLIDYLHQRGIGVILDWVPSHFAADPQGLVFFDGTTLFEYDDPRMRHHPDWGTYVFDYNKPGVRNFLISNALFWLDHYHVDGLRVDAVASMLYRDYSRKEWTPNIFGGRENLEAIDFLKKCNETIYLHVPEAMTIAEESTAWPGVSAPTYNNGLGFLYKWNMGWMHDTLNYMRRDPLYRKYHHDELTFSLWYAFSEHYVLPLSHDEVVHGKGSLWGKMPGDDWQKAANLRLLFGHMWGHPGKKLLFMGGEFGQLHEWNHDTQLEWHLLEQPYHRGIQTWVRDLNHLYRTNPALWHDGPEGFEWIDFSDREQSVICYLRKNAGHMLLFVLNFTPVPREHYRVGVPVGGPWREVLNSDATAYGGSGMGNLGRVEALPESWHGRPFHLELTLPPLATLILEPAHE, encoded by the coding sequence ATGAGCTGGCTAACTGAAGACGACATCCAGCGCTGGGAAACCGGGACGTTCTACGACAGCTATCGCAAGCTGGGCGCCCATCCAGACGACAAAGGCACCTGGTTCTGCGTCTGGGCTCCCCACGCCGATGCCGTCTCAGTGCTCGGTGCTTTCAACAACTGGAATCCCGAAGCCCACCCGCTGGAGCGTTACGGTAAGGAGCTGTGGGCTGGCTACGTACCCGGCGCTCGCCCGGGCGATGCCTACAAGTACCGTATCCGCCATGGCTTTTATCAGGCCGATAAAACGGACCCCTATGCTTTTGCCATGGAACCTCCTACCGGCAGCCCCATCGAAGGACTCGCTTCCATCATCACCCGCCTTGACTACACCTGGCACGACGAAGCGTGGATGCAGCGTCGCAAAGGCCCGGCCAGCCTCTACGGGCCGGTTTCCATTTATGAAGTACATCTGGGATCCTGGCGCCATAAGCGACCCGGCGAATCGTTCTCCTATCGCGAAATTGCCGAGCCACTGGCCGACTACGTACAGGAGATGGGCTTTACGCATGTCGAGCTGCTTCCAGTTATGGAACACCCGTATTACGGATCCTGGGGCTACCAGGTCGTCGGTTACTACGCGCCCACCTTTCGCTACGGTTCGCCGCAGGACCTCATGTATCTGATCGACTACCTGCATCAGCGCGGCATTGGCGTAATCCTCGACTGGGTACCCAGCCATTTCGCCGCCGATCCTCAGGGGCTGGTCTTTTTTGATGGCACCACCCTGTTCGAATACGACGATCCCAGAATGCGGCACCACCCTGACTGGGGCACCTACGTGTTCGATTATAACAAGCCAGGCGTGCGCAACTTCCTGATCTCCAACGCGCTGTTCTGGCTCGATCACTACCACGTGGATGGGCTGCGTGTCGATGCTGTGGCCTCTATGCTCTACCGCGACTACTCCCGTAAAGAGTGGACGCCCAACATTTTTGGCGGCCGTGAAAACCTGGAAGCCATCGACTTCCTCAAAAAGTGCAATGAAACGATTTACCTGCACGTCCCCGAGGCCATGACGATTGCTGAAGAATCGACAGCCTGGCCCGGAGTGTCCGCCCCTACCTACAACAACGGCCTCGGTTTTCTCTATAAATGGAACATGGGATGGATGCACGACACGCTGAACTACATGCGTCGTGATCCGCTCTACCGCAAATATCACCACGACGAGCTAACCTTTTCGCTGTGGTACGCCTTCTCGGAACACTACGTCCTGCCCCTCTCACATGACGAGGTAGTGCATGGCAAAGGCTCCCTCTGGGGCAAGATGCCTGGCGACGACTGGCAGAAGGCGGCCAATCTGCGGCTGCTTTTTGGTCACATGTGGGGCCATCCAGGTAAAAAACTACTGTTCATGGGCGGTGAGTTCGGTCAGCTCCATGAATGGAACCACGACACCCAGCTCGAGTGGCACCTGCTGGAACAGCCCTATCATCGGGGCATCCAGACCTGGGTACGTGATCTAAACCACCTCTACCGCACCAATCCGGCTCTGTGGCACGATGGGCCGGAAGGGTTCGAGTGGATCGACTTCAGTGATCGCGAGCAGAGTGTTATCTGCTACCTGCGTAAGAACGCCGGCCACATGCTCTTGTTTGTGTTGAACTTTACGCCTGTTCCCCGCGAGCACTATCGCGTAGGCGTTCCAGTAGGCGGTCCCTGGCGCGAAGTGCTGAACAGCGACGCGACAGCTTACGGCGGCAGCGGCATGGGCAACCTGGGCCGCGTCGAAGCCCTACCTGAATCCTGGCATGGCCGTCCCTTTCATCTGGAACTGACGCTTCCTCCCCTGGCCACCCTCATTCTGGAACCAGCACACGAGTGA